One Pyrococcus furiosus DSM 3638 genomic region harbors:
- a CDS encoding vitamin B12-dependent ribonucleotide reductase has product MAVEKVMKRDGRIVPFDESRIRWAVQRAMWEVGIRDEKKLDEVVKSIVQRINELYDGKIPHIENIQDIVELELMRAGLFEVAKAYILYRKKKAEIREEKKRILNKKELDEIDKRFSINALRVLASRYLKKDENGNIVESPRELFERVAILAVIPDLLYDERVFDKNGNYSQDLKRVEYYLEHFEEFDRKYSIGKYKLNKYHFERMVNLYKELAEQGKMKVSIDEFLAMLEKGEFNEYEKEINEYFRLMTNQIFMPNTPALINSGRPLGMLSACFVVPIEDDMESIMKAAHDVAMIQKMGGGCIDGKAKIIFENEGEEHLTTMEEMYERYKHLGEFYDEEYNRWGIDVSNVPIYVKSFDPESKRVVKGKVNVIWKYELGKDVTKYEIITNKGTKILTSPWHPFFVLTPDFKIVEKRADELKEGDILIGGMPDGEDYKFIFDYWLAGFIAGDGCFDKYHSHVKGHEYIYDRLRIYDYRIETFEIINDYLEKTFGRKYSIQKDRNIYYIDIKARNITSHYLKLLEGIDNGIPPQILKEGKNAVLSFIAGLFDAEGHVSNKPGIELGMVNKRLIEDVTHYLNALGIKARIREKLRKDGIDYVLHVEEYSSLLRFYELIGKNLQNEEKREKLEKVLSNHKGGNFGLPLNFNAFKEWASEYGVEFKTNGSQTIAIINDERISLGQWHTRNRVSKAVLVKMLRKLYEATKDEEVKRMLHLIEGLEVVRHITTTNEPRTFYDLTVENYQNYLAGENGMIFVHNTGLNFSKLRPEGDIVGTTTGAASGPVSFMHLIDAVSDVIKQGGVRRGANMGILEIWHPDIEKFIHAKEKNIGTNVLSNFNISVGIWEDFWEALKEGKKYPLINPRTGEVVKEVDPKTLFEELAYMAWAKADPGVIFFDVINRRNVLKKAKGGPIRATNPCVVGDTRILTPEGYLKAEEIFSLAKERGKKEAVAVEGIAEEGEPYAYSVEILLPGEEKVEYETVHGKVLAVADPVAVPAYVWKVGRKKVARVKTKEGYEITATLDHKLMTPEGWKEVGKLKEGDKILLPRFEVEEEFGSESIGEDLAFVLGWFIGDGYLNVNDKRAWFYFNAEKEEEIAVRIRDILVKHFGIKAELHRYGNQIKLGVRGEAYRWLENIVKNNEKRIPEIVYRLKPREIAAFLRGLFSADGYVDKDMAIRLTSKSRELLREVQDLLLLFGILSKIYEKPYESEFHYTTKNGEERIYRSKGYYELVITNYSRKLFAEKIGLEGYKMEKLSLKKTKVDQPIVTVESVEVLGEEIVYDFTVPNYHMYISNGFMSHNCGEEPLYEYESCNLASINLAKFVKYDENGKPYFDWDEYAYVIQKVAKYLDNSIDVNKFPLPEIDYNTKLTRRIGVGMMGLADALFKLGIPYNSEEGFKFMRKVTEYLTFYAYKYSVEAAKKRGTFPLYDKTEYPEGKLPVEGFYHPEIWNLPWDKLVEEIKKYGLRNAMVTTCPPTGSVSMIADTSSGIEPVYALVYKKSVTVGEFYYVDPVFEEELKKRGLYSEELLKKISDNYGSVQGLEEIPEDMQRVFVTALDIHWLDHIIAQASIQMWLTDSASKTINMINEATVEDVKAAYLIARFLGCKGVTVYRDGSLSVQVYSVEGEKKKRRFKPKPSEYAKKILLEIVEKEPWIKNFINVDEILNGKKEQLLFSLRPANESKLKVPGREEEVRPGNIPEEKIRELLGVVYCPVCYEKEGKLVELKMESGCATCPVCGWSKCVIS; this is encoded by the coding sequence ATGGCAGTTGAAAAAGTGATGAAAAGAGATGGCAGGATAGTACCATTCGATGAGTCACGTATAAGATGGGCTGTACAAAGGGCAATGTGGGAAGTAGGCATCAGGGATGAGAAGAAGCTTGACGAAGTAGTTAAGTCAATTGTGCAGAGGATAAACGAACTATACGACGGCAAAATCCCACACATTGAAAACATTCAAGATATTGTAGAGCTGGAACTTATGAGAGCAGGACTTTTTGAAGTGGCTAAAGCCTACATCCTCTATAGAAAGAAGAAAGCTGAAATAAGAGAAGAAAAGAAAAGGATTTTGAACAAGAAGGAACTAGACGAAATTGACAAGAGATTCTCTATAAATGCCTTAAGAGTGCTTGCGTCGAGATATCTCAAAAAAGATGAGAACGGCAACATTGTAGAAAGTCCAAGAGAGTTGTTTGAGAGAGTAGCAATTTTAGCTGTCATCCCTGATCTCCTCTATGATGAGAGAGTCTTTGATAAGAATGGCAACTATTCTCAAGATTTAAAGCGCGTTGAGTACTATCTAGAACATTTTGAAGAATTTGACAGAAAATATTCAATAGGAAAATACAAGCTCAATAAATATCACTTCGAAAGAATGGTCAACCTATACAAGGAGCTTGCAGAACAGGGGAAGATGAAAGTCAGCATTGACGAGTTCTTAGCTATGTTAGAGAAAGGAGAATTCAATGAATATGAGAAAGAAATTAATGAGTACTTTAGGTTAATGACAAACCAAATTTTCATGCCAAATACTCCGGCATTAATAAATTCCGGAAGGCCCCTGGGAATGCTCTCAGCTTGCTTTGTTGTCCCAATAGAGGATGATATGGAGAGTATTATGAAAGCAGCCCACGATGTTGCCATGATACAGAAGATGGGAGGAGGGTGCATAGACGGAAAGGCCAAGATAATCTTTGAGAACGAAGGTGAGGAGCATCTAACGACGATGGAGGAGATGTACGAGAGATACAAGCATCTAGGTGAATTCTACGATGAGGAATACAATAGATGGGGAATTGATGTTTCAAACGTTCCTATTTATGTAAAGTCATTCGATCCAGAGAGTAAGAGAGTCGTCAAAGGTAAGGTGAATGTGATATGGAAGTACGAGCTTGGGAAGGATGTTACTAAGTACGAAATCATTACCAACAAGGGGACTAAGATACTAACATCTCCCTGGCATCCGTTCTTCGTTCTGACACCTGACTTTAAGATAGTGGAGAAGAGGGCTGATGAGCTCAAGGAAGGAGACATTTTAATCGGCGGAATGCCAGATGGCGAAGATTACAAGTTCATATTTGACTACTGGCTTGCTGGGTTCATAGCAGGTGACGGATGCTTTGATAAATACCACTCACATGTTAAGGGACATGAGTACATCTATGACAGACTCAGGATATATGACTATAGAATTGAAACATTTGAAATAATAAATGACTATCTTGAAAAAACCTTTGGAAGGAAGTACAGCATTCAGAAGGACAGGAATATATACTATATTGACATAAAGGCGAGGAATATAACCTCTCACTACCTAAAACTCTTAGAGGGGATAGATAACGGAATACCACCCCAAATTCTAAAAGAGGGCAAGAATGCTGTTTTATCTTTCATAGCGGGCCTCTTTGATGCAGAGGGTCATGTGAGTAATAAACCAGGTATCGAGCTTGGAATGGTAAATAAAAGGTTAATAGAAGATGTTACTCATTACCTTAATGCCCTTGGAATAAAAGCAAGAATAAGAGAAAAGCTGAGAAAGGATGGCATTGATTATGTGCTTCACGTTGAGGAATACTCATCACTCTTAAGATTTTACGAACTTATAGGAAAGAATCTCCAGAACGAGGAAAAGAGGGAGAAACTTGAGAAAGTTCTTAGCAATCACAAAGGAGGAAACTTTGGTCTTCCACTGAACTTTAATGCCTTCAAGGAATGGGCATCAGAGTATGGAGTAGAGTTTAAGACAAATGGTAGCCAGACGATAGCAATCATTAATGATGAAAGAATTTCACTTGGACAGTGGCACACAAGAAATAGAGTCTCTAAGGCAGTTCTTGTAAAGATGCTAAGGAAACTCTACGAAGCAACAAAGGATGAAGAAGTCAAGAGGATGCTCCACCTGATTGAGGGTCTCGAAGTTGTGAGGCATATAACAACCACGAACGAGCCGAGGACGTTCTACGATCTAACCGTTGAAAACTACCAGAACTATTTGGCGGGAGAAAATGGAATGATTTTCGTCCACAACACCGGACTCAACTTCTCAAAACTCCGTCCAGAAGGAGATATAGTGGGAACAACGACAGGCGCAGCTAGTGGTCCTGTCTCGTTCATGCACCTCATAGATGCCGTTAGCGATGTAATAAAGCAAGGTGGTGTGAGAAGAGGAGCAAACATGGGGATACTTGAGATATGGCATCCAGACATTGAGAAATTCATCCATGCAAAAGAGAAAAACATTGGAACTAATGTCTTGAGTAACTTCAACATCAGCGTTGGAATATGGGAAGACTTCTGGGAGGCTCTAAAGGAAGGAAAGAAATACCCACTCATAAATCCCAGGACCGGTGAAGTTGTAAAGGAGGTTGATCCAAAGACCTTATTTGAAGAGTTAGCTTACATGGCTTGGGCTAAAGCCGACCCAGGAGTTATATTCTTCGACGTTATAAACAGGAGAAATGTCCTAAAGAAGGCCAAAGGCGGGCCGATAAGGGCAACGAATCCATGTGTCGTTGGAGACACTAGAATCCTAACTCCAGAGGGATATCTAAAGGCTGAAGAGATATTCAGTTTGGCGAAAGAGAGGGGCAAGAAAGAGGCAGTGGCCGTGGAGGGAATAGCGGAGGAGGGAGAGCCGTACGCGTATTCAGTCGAGATCCTCCTGCCGGGAGAAGAGAAGGTAGAGTACGAAACCGTTCACGGAAAGGTTTTAGCCGTTGCTGATCCAGTTGCGGTTCCAGCATATGTGTGGAAGGTTGGAAGGAAGAAGGTTGCGAGGGTTAAGACAAAGGAAGGTTACGAGATTACAGCGACTCTCGACCACAAGCTCATGACTCCAGAAGGATGGAAAGAGGTCGGCAAATTAAAAGAAGGGGATAAGATACTTCTCCCAAGGTTCGAGGTTGAAGAAGAATTTGGAAGCGAGAGCATAGGGGAAGATTTGGCCTTCGTTCTCGGATGGTTCATCGGTGACGGCTATCTCAACGTGAACGACAAGAGGGCATGGTTCTACTTTAACGCCGAGAAGGAAGAGGAAATTGCCGTGAGGATAAGGGATATACTCGTGAAGCATTTCGGAATCAAGGCAGAACTTCACCGCTATGGCAACCAGATAAAGCTAGGAGTTCGCGGGGAAGCATACAGGTGGCTTGAGAACATCGTGAAAAACAACGAGAAGAGGATTCCAGAGATAGTTTACAGGCTCAAGCCAAGAGAAATAGCGGCCTTCCTTAGGGGCCTCTTTAGTGCGGATGGATACGTTGACAAGGACATGGCAATAAGGCTAACTTCAAAGAGCAGAGAGCTCCTCAGAGAAGTTCAAGATCTGCTCTTGCTATTCGGAATACTGTCAAAGATTTACGAGAAGCCTTATGAGAGCGAGTTCCATTATACAACTAAGAATGGGGAGGAAAGGATCTACAGGAGCAAGGGTTACTACGAGCTCGTCATAACTAACTACAGTAGAAAGCTCTTCGCGGAAAAGATAGGCCTTGAAGGCTACAAGATGGAGAAGCTCAGCCTCAAGAAGACGAAGGTTGACCAGCCAATTGTCACGGTTGAGAGCGTTGAGGTGCTTGGAGAGGAAATAGTCTATGACTTCACGGTTCCCAATTATCACATGTACATAAGCAACGGCTTCATGAGCCACAACTGTGGAGAAGAGCCTCTATACGAATACGAATCCTGTAACCTCGCATCGATCAATTTGGCCAAGTTCGTCAAGTACGACGAGAACGGAAAGCCGTACTTCGATTGGGATGAATATGCATACGTGATTCAAAAGGTTGCTAAGTACCTTGACAACTCCATAGACGTCAACAAGTTCCCGTTGCCAGAGATAGATTACAACACGAAGCTGACGAGGAGGATCGGAGTTGGAATGATGGGACTTGCCGATGCGCTCTTCAAGCTGGGAATTCCATACAACAGCGAAGAAGGCTTCAAGTTCATGAGGAAAGTCACCGAATACCTAACCTTCTACGCCTACAAGTACAGCGTCGAAGCTGCCAAGAAGAGGGGAACCTTCCCACTCTACGACAAGACCGAATATCCAGAGGGTAAGCTACCCGTGGAGGGCTTCTACCACCCAGAGATATGGAACCTTCCATGGGATAAGCTCGTCGAGGAGATAAAGAAGTATGGGCTCAGGAATGCAATGGTCACGACGTGCCCACCGACCGGTAGCGTTTCGATGATAGCCGACACCTCAAGCGGAATTGAACCGGTCTATGCACTCGTCTACAAGAAGAGTGTTACCGTTGGTGAATTCTACTACGTCGACCCAGTGTTCGAGGAAGAACTTAAGAAGAGAGGCCTATACAGCGAGGAGTTGCTTAAGAAGATAAGCGACAACTACGGCTCAGTCCAGGGGCTAGAGGAGATTCCAGAGGACATGCAAAGAGTCTTCGTGACGGCCCTGGACATACACTGGCTCGACCACATAATAGCCCAGGCAAGCATTCAGATGTGGCTGACTGATTCAGCGAGCAAGACAATAAATATGATAAACGAAGCGACGGTTGAGGATGTTAAGGCAGCGTATCTCATAGCGAGATTCCTGGGATGCAAGGGAGTAACTGTCTACAGGGATGGTTCTCTGAGCGTTCAAGTGTACAGCGTAGAGGGAGAAAAGAAGAAGAGAAGATTCAAGCCAAAGCCAAGTGAGTACGCCAAGAAGATATTGCTTGAGATAGTCGAGAAAGAGCCTTGGATAAAGAACTTCATAAACGTTGATGAGATACTCAACGGAAAGAAAGAACAACTATTGTTCTCTCTGAGACCAGCTAATGAGAGTAAACTAAAAGTTCCAGGCAGAGAAGAGGAAGTGAGACCTGGGAATATTCCGGAAGAAAAGATAAGAGAGCTCCTTGGAGTGGTCTACTGTCCAGTGTGTTACGAGAAGGAAGGAAAGCTCGTTGAGCTGAAGATGGAAAGTGGATGCGCGACCTGTCCAGTCTGTGGATGGAGCAAGTGCGTTATCAGCTGA
- the galT gene encoding galactose-1-phosphate uridylyltransferase, which translates to MRELRYNPLTGQWIMVSAVRKKRPWRPTNFCPFCPGSEETGYGWKVLLLPNRFPMLSFDAPKPESEEFYKKARAIGQCSVIVETPDHDLKDLDELPREQMVKVVELWVEATKTLKENPHVAYLAIFRNKGEEIGVSLTHPHGQLYALPYIPLKARLKIENSRKYYKSKNECLFCRILKEEKESEERIIYENDNFIVFMPFFASWPFEMHIYPKRHVQYLTDLNKEEIESLADAIQATTGTLNTILERQMPYTMMIFQAPFKGNYKFYHLHIEFYPILRDNGKIKYAAGIEMGTWEFTYDAIPEENARKLKEACKKVSQRLNLKGKCI; encoded by the coding sequence ATGAGGGAGCTGAGATATAACCCCCTCACAGGTCAGTGGATCATGGTGTCTGCAGTTAGGAAAAAAAGACCATGGAGACCCACAAATTTCTGTCCATTTTGCCCAGGAAGCGAAGAGACAGGTTATGGATGGAAAGTTCTTTTGCTTCCAAATAGATTCCCAATGTTATCTTTTGATGCCCCAAAACCTGAGAGTGAGGAATTTTACAAGAAAGCTAGGGCAATTGGCCAGTGTAGTGTTATCGTCGAGACACCAGATCATGATCTTAAAGATCTAGACGAGCTTCCCAGGGAGCAAATGGTTAAGGTTGTTGAACTGTGGGTAGAGGCTACGAAAACACTAAAGGAAAATCCCCACGTTGCTTATCTCGCGATATTTAGAAATAAAGGGGAGGAAATTGGAGTAAGCTTAACTCATCCCCACGGCCAGCTTTATGCCCTTCCGTATATTCCTCTCAAAGCTAGACTCAAAATAGAAAACTCTAGAAAGTACTACAAGAGCAAAAATGAATGTTTGTTCTGTAGGATACTTAAAGAAGAAAAAGAAAGTGAAGAGAGAATTATCTACGAAAATGACAACTTTATAGTTTTCATGCCCTTCTTTGCAAGTTGGCCTTTCGAAATGCACATTTATCCAAAAAGACACGTTCAGTATTTAACAGACCTCAACAAGGAAGAAATAGAAAGCTTGGCGGATGCAATTCAAGCTACCACTGGAACCTTAAACACCATTTTAGAAAGGCAAATGCCCTACACAATGATGATATTCCAGGCTCCATTTAAAGGAAACTACAAGTTTTATCACCTACACATAGAGTTCTACCCTATTTTAAGAGACAATGGAAAGATCAAATACGCAGCAGGAATTGAAATGGGTACATGGGAATTTACATACGATGCAATCCCAGAAGAAAACGCCAGAAAGCTTAAAGAGGCATGCAAAAAAGTTTCACAAAGACTTAACCTTAAAGGGAAATGTATTTAA
- a CDS encoding glycoside hydrolase family 1 protein, whose product MPLKFPEEFLFGTATAAHQIEGDNKWNDWWYYEQIGKLPYKSGKACNHWEFYKEDIQLMASLGYNAYRFSIEWSRLFPEENKFNEEAFNRYQEIIDLLLANNITPLVTLHHFTSPLWFMKKGGFLREENLKFWEKYVEKVAELLEKVKLIATFNEPMVYVMMGYLTAYWPPFIKSPFKAFKVASNLLKAHALAYEILHGKFQVGIVKNVPIMLPATDKERDKKAAERADNLFNWYFLDAIWSGVYRGAFKAYRVPQSDADFIGINYYTASEVRHSWNPLKFFFDAKLADVSERKTQMGWSVYPRGIYIALKKASKYGKPLYITENGIATLDDEWRIEFIIQHLQYVHKAIEDGLDVRGYFYWSFMDNYEWREGFEPRFGLVEVDYETFERRPRKSAYIYGGIAKSKEIKDEILEKYGLSSL is encoded by the coding sequence ATGCCCCTTAAGTTTCCTGAAGAGTTCCTGTTTGGTACTGCAACAGCGGCTCACCAAATAGAGGGAGACAACAAGTGGAATGATTGGTGGTATTATGAGCAGATTGGCAAACTCCCCTATAAGTCTGGGAAGGCGTGTAACCATTGGGAATTCTATAAAGAGGATATCCAGCTAATGGCAAGTTTGGGGTACAATGCCTATAGATTCTCCATAGAGTGGAGCAGATTGTTCCCAGAAGAGAACAAATTTAATGAAGAAGCTTTCAATAGATATCAAGAAATTATAGACCTGCTTTTAGCGAACAACATAACTCCTCTAGTGACTCTCCATCACTTTACTAGTCCGCTCTGGTTCATGAAGAAAGGAGGCTTTCTTAGAGAGGAGAACTTAAAGTTCTGGGAAAAGTATGTGGAAAAGGTTGCAGAGCTCTTAGAAAAAGTAAAATTGATAGCAACATTCAACGAGCCAATGGTATATGTGATGATGGGTTATCTAACTGCCTATTGGCCTCCCTTCATCAAAAGTCCCTTTAAAGCCTTTAAAGTCGCTTCAAACTTGCTCAAAGCTCATGCGCTTGCATATGAAATTCTTCATGGGAAGTTTCAAGTAGGAATAGTGAAAAACGTTCCAATAATGCTCCCAGCTACTGACAAAGAGAGGGACAAAAAAGCCGCTGAGAGAGCTGATAATTTGTTCAATTGGTACTTCTTGGATGCAATTTGGAGTGGGGTGTACAGGGGAGCATTCAAGGCTTATAGGGTTCCACAAAGCGACGCAGACTTCATTGGGATAAATTATTATACAGCAAGTGAAGTGAGGCATAGCTGGAATCCGCTAAAGTTTTTCTTTGACGCGAAATTGGCGGATGTTAGTGAGAGAAAGACCCAGATGGGATGGAGTGTTTATCCCAGGGGAATATACATAGCTCTAAAAAAGGCCTCTAAGTATGGAAAACCACTATACATTACCGAGAACGGAATAGCAACGCTAGATGATGAGTGGAGAATAGAGTTCATAATCCAACATCTCCAATACGTTCATAAGGCCATTGAAGATGGCTTGGATGTAAGAGGCTACTTCTATTGGTCATTTATGGACAACTATGAATGGAGAGAAGGCTTTGAACCTAGGTTTGGGTTGGTGGAAGTGGATTATGAGACCTTTGAAAGAAGGCCTAGGAAGAGTGCCTACATATATGGGGGGATTGCAAAAAGTAAGGAAATAAAAGATGAAATATTGGAAAAATATGGATTGTCAAGTCTTTGA
- a CDS encoding MFS transporter yields MGNIRRRVSIVLLILMAAFLMADQNLLPPNYQQIMKEFGIGETQMGLVSSIFVATSALITIIWGMLADIKQRKKLLVIGVLLGEIPCFLTAYVQTYWQLLAMRFLTGIGIGSIIPIGYSLIADMFEEEKRGRGYSYIETAFGFGTLFGMIIAGMIASWRTPFIIAAVPNFILAPLFYIIAEEPKRGAGEKEIRALIEKGYEYTYRLNLEAIRKSFQTKTNILIFLQGIIGTVPWGILLYWLVSFLQVTRGMDKSTATFVLLIIGIASVFGSLLGGFVGDYFEAKRRGGRATITGIAIFLGMLASIGLILYPLPSKLSTVHWIGLAIYSILFIQFVSYAGPNVRAIVSQVNLPEDRGTVFGLFNILDNVGKAIGPLFGGFLIETLKSMGYMEPLAYQYTLLIGALFWIPCALVWIWIRKSYPEDRDKVKEILKKRAEEILKSKT; encoded by the coding sequence ATGGGAAACATTAGAAGAAGGGTTTCCATAGTTCTTCTGATATTGATGGCCGCTTTTTTAATGGCTGACCAAAACTTGCTACCTCCAAACTACCAGCAAATCATGAAAGAGTTCGGCATAGGGGAAACTCAAATGGGACTTGTTTCCTCGATATTTGTGGCCACTAGCGCCTTAATTACCATAATCTGGGGTATGTTAGCTGATATAAAGCAAAGAAAAAAATTATTGGTCATTGGAGTCCTCTTAGGAGAAATTCCTTGCTTCCTTACTGCATACGTTCAGACATACTGGCAACTTCTAGCAATGAGGTTCCTCACGGGCATTGGAATTGGCTCAATAATTCCAATAGGGTATTCACTGATTGCAGACATGTTTGAAGAAGAAAAGAGAGGAAGGGGTTATTCGTACATAGAAACAGCTTTTGGATTTGGAACATTATTTGGAATGATAATTGCTGGGATGATAGCCAGCTGGAGAACCCCATTCATCATTGCAGCAGTTCCAAACTTTATACTTGCTCCCCTATTTTATATAATAGCTGAGGAACCAAAGAGAGGGGCAGGAGAAAAGGAGATTAGAGCTCTTATTGAAAAGGGATACGAGTACACCTACAGATTGAATCTTGAGGCAATAAGAAAATCATTCCAAACAAAAACAAACATTCTAATTTTCCTCCAAGGAATTATAGGAACAGTTCCATGGGGGATACTTCTCTATTGGCTTGTTTCCTTCCTACAGGTTACAAGAGGAATGGACAAGTCAACAGCAACATTCGTACTTCTAATAATCGGAATAGCCAGTGTTTTCGGTAGCCTGCTTGGTGGATTCGTAGGAGATTACTTTGAGGCTAAGAGAAGAGGAGGAAGAGCCACTATAACAGGAATTGCCATTTTCCTGGGAATGTTAGCCTCAATAGGCCTAATACTTTACCCACTTCCAAGTAAACTCAGCACAGTTCATTGGATCGGCCTAGCGATTTACTCAATTCTATTCATCCAATTTGTCTCTTACGCAGGACCAAACGTGAGGGCCATTGTCTCCCAGGTCAATCTACCAGAAGACAGGGGGACAGTTTTCGGACTCTTTAACATACTTGATAATGTTGGAAAGGCAATCGGACCACTATTTGGAGGATTCCTTATAGAAACTCTCAAGAGTATGGGATACATGGAACCATTAGCATACCAATACACCCTCTTAATTGGAGCATTGTTCTGGATACCCTGTGCACTAGTCTGGATTTGGATAAGAAAGAGCTACCCAGAAGACAGGGATAAAGTTAAAGAAATATTAAAGAAGAGAGCAGAAGAAATTTTAAAGTCAAAGACTTGA
- a CDS encoding hydrolase: MRALVFHGNLQYAEIPKSEIPKVIEKAYFPTISELIRREIPFGLNITGYSLSFLPKDLIALIKEGIESGLIEILGTSYTHAILPLLPLSRVEAQIKRDREVKENILEVSPEGFWLPELAYDPIIPAILRDNNYEYLFADGEAMLFSNHLNSAIKPIKPLYPHLIKAQRGEGLVYLNYLLGLRELKKAINLVFEGKVTLEAVKEIEAIPVWVSINTAVMLGAGRFPLMNPKKVAKWVKEKDEILLYGTDIEFLGYRDIAGYKITISNLLEIINELEGELGLPRKIKHSEKKLYLRTSSWAPDKSLRIWTEDEGNARLNMLTSYMDGELAFLAENSDARGWEPLPERRLDAFKAIYTHWRSENGKH, from the coding sequence ATGAGAGCACTAGTCTTTCATGGGAATTTACAATATGCAGAAATACCAAAGAGCGAAATTCCAAAGGTTATAGAAAAAGCATACTTCCCCACTATTTCAGAACTCATAAGAAGAGAGATACCCTTTGGCCTTAACATAACGGGATACTCATTAAGCTTTCTCCCAAAAGATTTGATTGCCCTCATAAAGGAGGGAATAGAGAGTGGCCTCATAGAGATTCTTGGAACAAGTTATACTCACGCAATTCTCCCACTTCTCCCACTCTCTAGAGTTGAGGCACAAATAAAAAGAGATAGAGAAGTGAAAGAGAACATATTGGAAGTCTCCCCAGAAGGATTCTGGCTTCCCGAATTGGCATATGACCCAATAATTCCAGCAATTTTGAGGGACAACAACTATGAATATCTCTTCGCTGACGGCGAGGCTATGCTATTCTCTAACCATCTAAACTCTGCAATAAAACCAATTAAACCCTTATACCCTCATCTAATAAAAGCCCAAAGAGGAGAGGGGTTAGTGTACTTAAATTACCTTTTAGGCCTTAGAGAGCTCAAAAAGGCCATAAATCTTGTCTTTGAAGGAAAAGTCACACTAGAAGCAGTCAAAGAAATCGAAGCTATCCCGGTATGGGTTTCCATCAATACTGCAGTAATGCTGGGAGCGGGAAGATTTCCACTTATGAATCCTAAAAAAGTCGCAAAATGGGTAAAGGAAAAAGATGAAATTTTGCTTTATGGAACAGACATAGAGTTCCTCGGATACAGAGATATAGCAGGGTATAAGATTACAATTTCCAACCTATTGGAGATTATAAATGAGCTTGAAGGAGAATTAGGTCTACCCAGGAAGATAAAGCATAGTGAAAAAAAGCTATATCTAAGAACCTCAAGTTGGGCTCCGGACAAAAGTTTGAGAATTTGGACAGAGGATGAAGGGAATGCAAGATTAAACATGCTTACCTCCTATATGGATGGAGAACTTGCATTTTTAGCTGAGAATAGTGATGCCCGAGGTTGGGAACCTCTTCCCGAAAGAAGGTTAGACGCATTTAAAGCTATATACACCCATTGGAGGAGTGAAAATGGGAAACATTAG
- a CDS encoding galactokinase: protein MSKITVKSPGRVNLIGEHTDYTYGYVMPMAIDLYTIITAEKYDKVQLYSEHFNEEKTFTLDNLTKEGSWIDYVKGVLWVLIQEGYKIGGLKGKITGDLPLGAGLSSSASFEVGILEVLNQLYNLNIDPLKKALLAKKAENEFVGVPCGILDQFAVVFGKKDNVIFLDTQTLQYEYIPFPKDVSVLVFYTGVKRELASSEYAERKRIAEESLRILGKESSKEVTEKDLGKLPPLHRKFFSYIVRENARVLEVRDALKEGDIEKVGKILTTAHWDLAENYRVSCEELDFFVKKAMELGAYGARLTGAGFGGSAIALVDKDKAKTIGDAILREYLAKFSWKAKYFVVKPSDGVGV, encoded by the coding sequence ATGAGTAAAATCACTGTAAAATCTCCTGGTAGGGTTAACTTGATCGGAGAGCACACCGATTACACCTATGGTTATGTAATGCCAATGGCAATCGATCTCTACACAATAATAACAGCCGAAAAATACGATAAAGTCCAGCTATACTCCGAACACTTCAACGAAGAGAAAACGTTTACATTAGATAATCTCACAAAGGAAGGATCATGGATAGACTACGTAAAAGGAGTATTGTGGGTTTTAATCCAAGAAGGGTACAAAATTGGAGGACTAAAAGGAAAAATAACAGGGGACCTTCCCCTCGGAGCTGGTCTAAGTTCCTCAGCAAGCTTTGAAGTTGGAATTTTAGAAGTGCTAAATCAACTATATAATTTAAATATCGATCCACTCAAAAAGGCATTACTTGCGAAAAAAGCTGAAAATGAATTTGTGGGAGTTCCATGCGGAATCTTAGATCAATTTGCAGTTGTTTTTGGAAAAAAGGACAATGTTATATTTCTAGATACACAAACACTGCAATATGAATATATTCCTTTTCCCAAAGACGTTTCAGTGTTGGTATTTTATACTGGAGTAAAGAGAGAGTTAGCATCTTCAGAATACGCAGAAAGAAAACGCATAGCAGAAGAAAGTCTGAGAATTCTTGGGAAAGAGTCCTCAAAAGAGGTGACAGAAAAGGACTTGGGCAAACTTCCTCCCCTACACAGGAAGTTCTTCAGCTATATAGTTAGAGAAAACGCTAGAGTTCTTGAAGTTAGAGATGCACTTAAAGAGGGGGACATAGAAAAGGTAGGAAAAATTCTCACAACAGCACATTGGGATCTAGCGGAGAATTATAGAGTCAGCTGCGAAGAGTTAGACTTTTTTGTTAAAAAAGCGATGGAATTAGGCGCTTATGGGGCCAGGCTAACAGGCGCTGGATTTGGTGGCTCGGCAATAGCACTAGTTGATAAAGATAAGGCAAAAACAATAGGAGATGCAATATTGAGGGAATATCTCGCGAAATTTTCATGGAAAGCTAAATATTTCGTCGTAAAACCCTCCGATGGTGTGGGAGTATGA